One Pradoshia eiseniae DNA segment encodes these proteins:
- a CDS encoding DEAD/DEAH box helicase family protein: MSNFGFLQNKKLFNSFSKACNEAEKAIQISPATCAILSRRALELAVKWVYQFDNDVKIPYQDNLSSLIHDHHFLGILDEELLPMMKYIVKLGNAAVHTNVAITRDEAVLSLHNLHQFISWIDYCYADDYTASEFNESFLYTAEYKRERPEELHNLYEELSKKDKSLEDLRNQNEELRNQLTANRQIQQKSTQFQVDDITEFETRKRYIDLDLKLAGWEFGKNVLVEYPLKGMPNSSGEGAADYVLLGTNGKVLAVVEAKRTSRDAKVGRQQAKLYANCIEQAQRLRPVIFYTNGFETYIWHDDYAARRTSGFYTQDELQLIIDRRTLKKPLINVEINEDISGRYYQKEAILAVCDSFSINRRKALLVMATGSGKTRTAISLVDVLTNHHWIKNVLFLADRTSLVKQAFRNFNTLLPNLSLCNLLENKSNPEEARMVFSTYPTMMNAIDEVKRKDGNRLFTVGHFDLIIIDESHRSIYKKYQSIFNYFDGMLVGLTATPKDELDKNTYTIFDLENNVPTFAYEFSKAVEDKYLVDYRTRETTLKILDDGIHYDDLSEEEKEEFDDVFEDEPNVKDIDSSAINQFVFNKNTIDLVLQDVMEHGIKVEGGDKLGKTIIFAKNHDHAEAIKERFDLKFPEYGGEFAEVIDYSIEHYQTRIDDFSDKNKMPQIAISVDMLDTGIDVPEVVNLVFFKKVRSKTKFWQMIGRGTRLCKDLFGPGVDKEYFLIFDYLRNFEYFRANEKGEEAKITQTLTEKLFNSKVDIVRELQDLQYQVEPYSNYRAQLLKEILADIRALNEENFRVRQYLQYVHKYQNEDNWQALSIVKTNEVKEYVSPLITPFDDDELAKRFDLLMLTIELASLQSNNATKPIRRVVDTADALSKLGTIPQVMAQKEIIDEVRTNEFWQEASIADLEKVREALRDLIRYIERSKQKIYYTDFKDEVIDVTENESILNVNDLQSYRKKVEHYLKEHQHEDTLAIYKLRNNKHLTKQDVEYLEHILWTELGSREQYEKDFGDTPITKLVRKIVGLDRQAAVEAFSKFLSEENLNLQQTKFVELIIDYVVKNGMLERQALQQDPFTTLGGITVVFKDQLPKAKGILDIIDMINRNAEEIS; encoded by the coding sequence ATGTCGAACTTTGGATTTTTACAGAATAAAAAGTTATTTAATAGTTTTTCTAAAGCTTGTAATGAAGCAGAGAAGGCAATTCAAATTAGTCCGGCGACGTGCGCGATATTATCGCGCCGTGCACTGGAACTAGCAGTTAAATGGGTCTATCAGTTTGATAATGATGTTAAGATTCCTTATCAAGATAATCTATCAAGTTTAATACACGATCATCATTTTTTAGGTATTCTTGATGAAGAATTATTGCCAATGATGAAATATATTGTTAAGTTGGGTAATGCTGCTGTACATACTAATGTGGCGATTACCCGTGATGAGGCTGTATTATCACTGCATAATTTACATCAATTTATTTCGTGGATTGATTATTGTTATGCGGATGATTATACAGCGTCAGAGTTTAATGAATCCTTTCTTTATACGGCAGAGTATAAGCGTGAACGACCTGAAGAACTTCACAATTTGTATGAAGAATTAAGTAAGAAAGATAAATCATTAGAGGATTTACGTAATCAAAATGAAGAACTTCGCAATCAACTAACAGCAAATCGTCAGATACAACAGAAATCAACCCAATTTCAAGTTGATGACATTACGGAGTTTGAAACACGTAAGCGCTATATTGATTTAGATTTAAAATTGGCTGGCTGGGAATTTGGGAAAAATGTATTAGTCGAATATCCTTTGAAAGGAATGCCAAATAGTTCTGGAGAAGGAGCTGCTGATTACGTGTTGCTAGGGACAAATGGTAAAGTTTTGGCTGTTGTTGAAGCAAAACGTACTTCAAGAGATGCAAAAGTTGGTCGTCAACAAGCAAAACTGTATGCGAATTGCATAGAACAAGCACAACGACTTCGGCCTGTAATTTTCTATACAAATGGTTTCGAAACATATATTTGGCACGATGATTATGCAGCACGCCGTACATCTGGTTTTTATACACAAGATGAACTGCAGTTAATTATTGACCGACGAACATTGAAGAAACCTTTGATAAATGTAGAAATTAACGAAGACATTTCAGGAAGATATTATCAAAAAGAAGCAATTTTAGCAGTATGTGATTCCTTTAGTATTAATCGGCGTAAAGCTTTGCTTGTTATGGCTACGGGAAGCGGAAAAACACGTACTGCAATTTCCTTGGTCGATGTGTTAACAAATCATCACTGGATTAAGAATGTATTGTTTCTTGCTGACCGTACATCACTTGTAAAACAAGCATTCCGGAACTTCAACACGTTACTACCAAATTTATCACTTTGTAACTTGTTAGAGAACAAATCTAACCCCGAAGAAGCGCGTATGGTATTTTCAACTTATCCAACGATGATGAATGCAATTGATGAAGTGAAACGTAAAGATGGTAATCGTTTATTTACAGTTGGGCATTTTGATTTAATTATTATTGATGAGTCTCATCGCTCCATTTATAAAAAATACCAGAGTATTTTTAATTATTTTGATGGAATGCTAGTGGGCCTAACTGCGACACCTAAGGATGAGTTAGATAAAAACACATATACGATTTTTGATCTAGAAAACAATGTACCAACATTTGCATATGAGTTCTCTAAGGCAGTAGAAGATAAATATTTAGTGGACTATCGTACCCGGGAGACGACATTAAAGATTTTAGACGATGGAATTCATTATGATGATTTATCTGAAGAAGAAAAAGAAGAGTTTGATGATGTTTTTGAAGATGAGCCAAATGTAAAAGATATTGATAGTTCAGCAATCAATCAATTTGTTTTTAATAAAAATACAATTGATCTTGTATTGCAGGATGTAATGGAGCACGGCATTAAGGTAGAAGGTGGAGACAAATTAGGGAAAACAATCATTTTTGCAAAAAACCACGATCACGCTGAAGCTATTAAAGAACGATTTGATTTGAAATTTCCAGAGTATGGTGGCGAATTTGCTGAAGTAATTGACTACAGTATAGAACACTATCAGACAAGGATTGATGACTTTTCAGATAAAAATAAAATGCCTCAGATTGCAATTTCTGTTGATATGCTTGATACAGGAATTGACGTGCCAGAGGTTGTGAATCTAGTATTCTTTAAAAAGGTTCGTTCGAAGACGAAATTTTGGCAAATGATTGGCCGTGGTACACGTCTCTGCAAAGATTTATTTGGACCGGGAGTGGATAAAGAGTATTTCTTGATCTTTGATTATTTACGTAACTTTGAGTATTTCCGTGCCAATGAAAAAGGTGAAGAAGCGAAGATTACACAAACACTAACAGAGAAACTATTTAACTCAAAAGTAGATATTGTTCGTGAGTTGCAAGATTTACAGTATCAAGTAGAACCTTATTCTAATTACCGCGCACAGTTATTAAAAGAAATATTAGCAGATATACGTGCTTTAAACGAAGAAAACTTCCGAGTACGTCAATATTTGCAATATGTGCATAAATATCAAAATGAAGATAACTGGCAAGCACTATCTATAGTGAAAACAAATGAAGTAAAAGAGTATGTGTCACCTTTGATTACCCCATTTGATGATGATGAATTAGCGAAAAGGTTTGACTTATTAATGTTGACGATTGAATTGGCAAGTTTACAATCTAACAATGCAACTAAACCAATTCGCCGTGTTGTTGATACAGCTGATGCACTTTCCAAATTAGGTACGATACCACAAGTAATGGCGCAAAAAGAAATTATTGATGAAGTACGAACAAATGAGTTTTGGCAAGAAGCATCGATTGCAGACCTGGAGAAAGTACGTGAAGCATTACGTGATTTGATTCGTTACATTGAAAGATCGAAACAAAAAATTTATTATACAGATTTTAAAGATGAAGTAATAGATGTAACAGAAAATGAGTCGATATTAAATGTAAATGATCTTCAAAGTTATCGAAAAAAGGTTGAACATTATCTAAAAGAGCATCAGCACGAAGATACACTTGCTATTTACAAGCTCCGCAACAACAAGCACTTAACGAAACAAGATGTAGAGTATTTAGAGCACATCCTTTGGACGGAACTAGGTTCAAGAGAACAGTATGAAAAGGACTTCGGAGATACGCCAATAACAAAGCTTGTTCGTAAAATTGTTGGATTAGATCGTCAAGCCGCAGTCGAAGCATTCTCTAAGTTTTTATCAGAAGAGAACTTGAATTTACAACAAACTAAATTTGTTGAGCTAATTATTGATTATGTAGTGAAAAACGGAATGCTTGAACGCCAAGCGCTCCAGCAAGATCCTTTTACAACTTTGGGTGGCATTACAGTGGTCTTTAAAGATCAGTTACCAAAAGCAAAAGGGATTTTGGATATTATTGATATGATTAACCGTAATGCTGAAGAAATATCTTAG
- a CDS encoding restriction endonuclease subunit S, translating to MEYVKLKEICEIKKGKKITESKEITEGSVRYIQIDDLRNNNNVKYCLPNSSYVYVEKRDLIIAWDGANAGTVGFNLEGAIGSTLAKISITDSKIYEPFLALYLQSKFDYFQKTSTGATIPHISRAALENLNVPLLSIEKQKSIYSLLNRINKLILLRQSQISALDELINAYFYDTLKTELKSLALNDLIISTQNGMSRRGNDEEGQPVLKLKNVRNNIVNFNTINRIDLTERELSTYQLDNNDLLVVRVNGNPRYVGRSAVFKGYREPVYFNDHIIRVKVANVNVAYLSYLLNSNLGISEIQKNIKTSAGQYTISRDGLNKIKLMLPNEIVQNEFITKKDIVDSKKAKLKHSLESLETLYNALLQKAFKGVLYQEQEYC from the coding sequence ATGGAATATGTCAAATTAAAAGAAATATGTGAAATAAAAAAGGGGAAAAAGATAACCGAATCTAAAGAAATTACTGAAGGTAGCGTAAGATACATTCAAATTGATGATTTGCGAAATAACAATAATGTTAAATATTGCTTACCAAACTCTAGCTATGTATATGTTGAAAAGAGAGATCTAATCATAGCTTGGGATGGAGCAAATGCAGGGACGGTAGGTTTTAATTTAGAGGGGGCAATTGGAAGTACCTTAGCAAAAATTTCAATCACTGATTCGAAAATATATGAGCCTTTTTTAGCTTTGTATCTACAATCTAAATTTGATTATTTTCAAAAGACGTCTACGGGGGCAACTATCCCTCATATTTCTAGAGCAGCTTTAGAGAACTTAAATGTCCCTCTTCTATCAATAGAAAAACAAAAAAGTATCTATTCTCTTTTAAATCGAATAAACAAATTGATATTATTGAGACAATCACAAATCTCAGCATTAGATGAGTTAATTAATGCATATTTTTATGATACATTAAAAACAGAATTGAAGTCTTTGGCACTAAATGATCTAATAATAAGCACTCAAAATGGAATGTCAAGAAGAGGTAACGATGAAGAGGGACAACCTGTGCTGAAATTGAAAAATGTAAGAAATAACATAGTGAATTTTAATACTATTAATCGCATTGATTTAACAGAAAGAGAACTATCAACTTATCAATTAGATAATAATGATTTATTAGTAGTTCGTGTAAACGGAAATCCAAGATATGTAGGAAGAAGTGCTGTATTTAAAGGTTATAGAGAGCCTGTATATTTCAATGACCATATAATTAGAGTTAAAGTAGCAAATGTTAATGTAGCGTATTTATCTTATTTATTAAATAGTAATCTGGGGATTTCAGAAATTCAAAAAAACATTAAAACGTCTGCAGGGCAATACACAATTAGTAGAGATGGGTTAAATAAAATAAAACTAATGCTACCTAATGAGATTGTTCAAAATGAATTTATAACAAAGAAAGACATTGTCGATTCGAAAAAAGCAAAATTAAAACATTCACTTGAAAGCCTAGAAACTTTATATAATGCCTTATTACAAAAAGCGTTTAAAGGTGTGTTATACCAAGAACAAGAATACTGTTAA